A part of Bacillus rossius redtenbacheri isolate Brsri chromosome 1, Brsri_v3, whole genome shotgun sequence genomic DNA contains:
- the LOC134527341 gene encoding uncharacterized protein LOC134527341, with translation MGEQAFNIKFVNEVEKHPELYNYKLKGYSKKDVTDKAWNDVAKEVQLTVNECKEKWKNLRSVFVRHIKPPPSGSSSKNKKPYYLSEAMKFTLPFIKTLGTPSGNLPEVINEQNLEHSSSDPTQNTEDVAAEEEEYISDNAILTTTPQLSLPSPMLPNTDFSQEHAHHSQQMTHDPFSNPKDNLSKRKKQTVTEVDKSFMEYMNAKKRKLESNSNDDRQVKKSFLLSLLPEIEPLTDAQMKSFRRRVLQLIDDITNPKDMHQHVPAYQQTPTYSYSVSTHSSLATDNASICSSPGNQTIPQKVQDTETQQYFEVIQETLQYEQEHNVM, from the exons ATGGGCGAGCAGGcgtttaatatcaaatttgtaaACGAAGTTGAGAAACACCCAGAACTCTATAACTACAAGTTGAAAGGGTATTCAAAAAAGGATGTGACTGACAAAGCATGGAATGATGTCGCAAAAGAAGTGCAACTCACAG TTAACGAAtgcaaagaaaaatggaaaaatctccGTTCAGTTTTTGTCCGTCACATAAAGCCACCTCCAAGTGGTTCAAGTTCCAAAAATAAGAAACCATATTATCTATCGGAGGCAATGAAATTTACCCTACCATTCATAAAAACGCTTGGTACACCATCGGGGAATTTGCCAGAAGTCATCAATGAACAAAACCTGGAACACAGTTCATCTGACCCAACACAAAATACGGAAGACGTTGCGGCTGAAGAGGAGGAATATATCTCAGATAACGCAATACTAACTACAACACCACAACTTTCCCTTCCTTCACCTATGCTGCCAAATACTGACTTCTCGCAAGAACATGCTCATCATTCCCAACAAATGACTCATGATCCCTTTTCCAACCCAAAAGATAATTTATCAAAGCGTAAAAAGCAAACAGTGACGGAAGTGGACAAGTCCTTTATGGAATACATGAAtgcaaagaaaaggaaacttgaatcgAATTCAAACGATGATAGGCAAGTAAAAAAGTCGTTTCTTCTAAGCCTTTTACCAGAAATCGAACCTTTGACAGATGCACAAATGAAATCATTCCGACGTAGGGTTCTGCAGCTTATTGATGACATCACGAATCCAAAAGACATGCACCAACACGTACCAGCTTACCAACAGACCCCAACTTACTCCTACAGTGTTTCCACGCATTCATCGTTGGCTACAGATAATGCTTCAATTTGTTCGTCGCCTGGAAATCAAACTATTCCACAGAAAGTACAAGATACTGAAACGCAACAGTATTTTGAAGTCATCCAAGAGACTTTACAATATGAGCAGGAACATAATGTGATGTGA